A genomic segment from Propioniciclava sp. MC1595 encodes:
- the purF gene encoding amidophosphoribosyltransferase codes for MTRALHLLDPVGDPKPNEECGVFGVWAPGEEVAKLTYFGLFALQHRGQESAGISVSNGERIMVFKDMGLVSQVFDEPTLNSLLGHLAIGHTRYSTTGASVWKNAQPTYRATPNGGLALAHNGNLTNTPELEAWLRERDAHAKVASKESMDSTNDTWLVTSLLATFTDSTWDAALSVLPRLQGAFCFTFMDDNALYAARDPQGVRPLVLGRLERGWVVASETAALDIVGATFIREVEPGELICVDSGGLRSARFAEANPKGCLFEYVYLARPDTVIADRRVHTTRVEIGRTLALESPVDADLVIPTPESGIPSAVGYAEASGIPYGLGLVKNSYVGRTFIQPSQTLRQLGIRLKLNPIRDVIEGKRLIVVDDSIVRGNTQRALVKMLREAGAAEVHVRIASPPVEWPCFYGIDFATRAELIAPGMNVDEICRSIGADSLAYISLEGLVASTGLPKKRLCRACFDGHYPIPVPPRAAEQMRLIAQEGDDDD; via the coding sequence GTGACGCGCGCCCTGCACCTGCTCGACCCGGTCGGCGACCCCAAGCCCAACGAGGAGTGCGGCGTCTTCGGCGTCTGGGCCCCCGGCGAAGAGGTCGCCAAGCTCACCTACTTCGGCCTGTTCGCGCTGCAGCACCGCGGCCAGGAGTCGGCCGGCATCTCGGTCAGCAACGGCGAACGCATCATGGTCTTCAAGGACATGGGCCTGGTCTCCCAGGTCTTCGACGAGCCCACGCTGAACTCCCTGCTCGGCCACCTGGCGATCGGGCACACGCGCTACTCGACCACCGGGGCGTCCGTCTGGAAGAACGCCCAGCCGACCTACCGCGCCACGCCCAACGGCGGGCTGGCGCTGGCGCACAACGGCAACCTGACCAATACCCCCGAGCTGGAGGCCTGGCTGCGCGAGCGCGACGCGCACGCCAAGGTCGCCAGCAAGGAATCGATGGACTCCACGAACGACACGTGGCTGGTCACGTCGCTGCTGGCGACCTTCACCGACTCGACGTGGGACGCCGCGCTCTCCGTCCTGCCCCGCCTGCAGGGCGCGTTCTGCTTCACGTTCATGGACGACAACGCCCTGTATGCCGCCCGCGACCCGCAGGGCGTGCGGCCCTTGGTGCTCGGACGCCTCGAGCGCGGCTGGGTCGTCGCCTCCGAGACCGCGGCGCTGGACATCGTGGGCGCGACCTTCATCCGCGAGGTGGAGCCCGGCGAGCTGATCTGCGTCGACTCCGGCGGCCTCCGCTCGGCGCGCTTCGCCGAGGCCAACCCCAAGGGCTGCCTGTTCGAGTACGTGTACCTGGCCCGCCCCGACACCGTGATCGCCGACCGCCGCGTGCACACCACCCGTGTCGAGATCGGCCGCACGCTGGCGCTGGAGTCCCCGGTGGACGCCGACCTCGTCATCCCGACGCCCGAGTCGGGCATCCCGAGCGCGGTCGGCTACGCCGAGGCCTCGGGCATCCCGTACGGGCTGGGCCTGGTCAAGAACAGCTACGTGGGCCGCACGTTCATCCAGCCGTCGCAGACGCTGCGCCAGCTGGGCATCCGGCTCAAGCTGAACCCGATCCGCGACGTCATCGAGGGCAAGCGCCTCATCGTCGTCGACGACTCGATCGTGCGCGGCAACACCCAGCGCGCGTTGGTGAAGATGCTGCGCGAGGCGGGCGCCGCCGAGGTGCATGTCCGGATCGCCTCCCCGCCCGTGGAGTGGCCCTGCTTCTACGGCATCGACTTCGCCACGCGCGCCGAGCTCATCGCGCCCGGCATGAACGTCGACGAGATCTGCCGTTCCATCGGCGCCGACTCCCTGGCCTACATCTCGCTGGAGGGGCTGGTCGCCTCCACCGGGCTGCCGAAGAAGCGGTTGTGCCGGGCGTGCTTCGACGGCCACTACCCGATCCCCGTGCCGCCCCGCGCGGCGGAGCAGATGCGCCTGATCGCGCAGGAAGGTGACGACGATGACTGA
- a CDS encoding AEC family transporter, with the protein MDLVTIASALVPTALLIGFGALLRRQGGFGEPFWVGVEGLTYNFLLPALFIVTLARADFGSVQLGTMALVLAATTLVGATVTTLLRRVATDDGPAFTSVFQGAIRFNNYVGLVIASTLFGQQGVALAAFANAVMVPIVNVLSTFVLARHGHAEIRGVGVLKAIATNPLVVSCLIGLGLNLLRDPTAPVLGAGLPAAVLGIAASTLSILGQAALPIGLLCVGSGLRRPEGGAQARPIAVSTVLRLAVMPATAIALTHLFGLRGDAAVVALVFLSLPTASSAYVLARRLGGDAPLMASITAVQTGLALASVPAWMLLGQALG; encoded by the coding sequence ATGGACCTCGTCACCATCGCGTCGGCCCTCGTGCCGACCGCGCTCCTCATCGGGTTCGGCGCCCTGCTGCGCCGTCAGGGCGGCTTTGGTGAGCCGTTCTGGGTGGGCGTCGAGGGCCTGACCTACAACTTCCTGCTGCCCGCCCTGTTCATCGTCACCCTCGCCCGCGCCGACTTCGGTTCGGTGCAGCTGGGCACGATGGCGCTGGTGCTGGCGGCGACGACGCTGGTCGGGGCGACGGTCACCACGCTGCTGCGGCGGGTGGCGACCGACGACGGGCCCGCCTTCACGTCGGTGTTCCAGGGCGCGATCCGGTTCAACAACTACGTGGGCCTGGTGATCGCCTCGACCCTGTTCGGGCAGCAGGGCGTCGCGCTGGCGGCCTTCGCCAACGCGGTGATGGTCCCCATCGTCAACGTGCTGTCGACGTTCGTCCTGGCGCGCCACGGGCACGCCGAGATCCGCGGCGTGGGGGTGCTGAAGGCGATCGCGACGAACCCGCTGGTGGTGTCCTGCCTGATCGGGCTGGGCCTGAACCTCCTGCGCGACCCCACCGCCCCCGTGCTGGGCGCCGGCCTGCCCGCGGCGGTGCTGGGCATCGCGGCGTCCACGCTGAGCATCCTCGGCCAGGCGGCGCTGCCGATCGGCCTGCTGTGCGTGGGCTCGGGCCTGCGGCGTCCCGAGGGCGGGGCGCAGGCGCGCCCGATCGCGGTCTCGACCGTGCTCCGGCTCGCGGTGATGCCGGCCACCGCGATCGCCCTGACCCACCTGTTCGGGCTCCGGGGCGACGCCGCCGTGGTCGCGCTGGTGTTCCTGTCGCTGCCCACGGCCTCCAGCGCCTACGTGCTCGCCCGGAGGCTCGGCGGCGACGCCCCGCTGATGGCCTCGATCACGGCGGTGCAGACGGGGCTCGCACTGGCGAGCGTCCCGGCGTGGATGCTGCTCGGCCAGGCCCTCGGCTGA
- a CDS encoding exodeoxyribonuclease VII small subunit: MSDEKQLSYEEARDQLVEVVRQLESGNVPLSTSMELWERGEKLAAICQQWLDGAKAKIDAARPATD, encoded by the coding sequence ATGAGCGACGAGAAGCAGCTCTCCTACGAAGAAGCCCGCGACCAGCTGGTCGAGGTGGTGCGTCAGCTCGAGTCGGGCAACGTGCCCCTGTCCACGTCGATGGAGCTGTGGGAGCGCGGCGAGAAGCTCGCAGCGATCTGCCAGCAGTGGCTCGACGGGGCGAAGGCGAAGATCGACGCGGCCCGGCCGGCCACCGACTGA
- a CDS encoding alpha/beta hydrolase, giving the protein MPDEVPQGWRPDTLLDGFESLTLTLETESLPDEGDEPLCATLVRRVDPRLRTATRAVVHVHGWNDYFFHPHVADFWEDQGFAFHALDLRRYGRSLRPGQLRGYIADLDDYAEELDAALAVVRESHDSVLLTGHSTGGLTVSLYASQRPGALAGLVLNSPWLDMWGPPAVTSMLKPLLREWSKRAPTSVFPVPESEENVYARAMHASYGGEWDYSFDLKTEAAEPIRVGWFRAILQGHARVARGLDIDCPVLVTTSGKTLWLRRYSDEAREADIVLDVNRINAVAWRLGPLVTTARIEGGTHDLALSPPDARRRWFEAIATWVRAYAPPPLPLED; this is encoded by the coding sequence GTGCCCGACGAGGTGCCGCAGGGCTGGCGTCCCGACACGCTGCTGGACGGCTTCGAGAGCCTCACGCTGACGCTCGAGACCGAGTCCCTGCCCGACGAGGGTGACGAACCCCTGTGCGCGACGCTCGTGCGTCGCGTCGACCCCCGCCTCCGCACGGCGACGCGCGCCGTCGTGCACGTGCACGGGTGGAACGACTACTTCTTCCACCCCCACGTGGCGGACTTCTGGGAGGACCAGGGCTTCGCCTTCCACGCCCTCGACCTGCGCCGCTACGGTCGCAGCCTGCGGCCCGGCCAGCTGCGAGGCTACATCGCCGACCTCGACGACTACGCCGAGGAGCTCGACGCCGCCCTCGCGGTGGTGCGGGAGTCCCACGACAGCGTGCTGCTGACCGGGCACTCGACGGGCGGGCTGACGGTGTCGCTGTACGCGAGCCAACGCCCCGGCGCGCTGGCCGGGCTGGTGCTCAACTCGCCGTGGCTCGACATGTGGGGCCCGCCCGCGGTCACCTCGATGCTCAAGCCGCTGCTGCGCGAGTGGAGCAAGCGGGCGCCGACGTCGGTGTTCCCGGTGCCCGAGTCGGAGGAGAACGTCTACGCCCGCGCCATGCACGCCTCGTACGGCGGCGAGTGGGACTACTCCTTCGACCTCAAGACCGAGGCGGCCGAGCCGATCCGGGTCGGCTGGTTCCGGGCGATCCTGCAGGGCCACGCCCGCGTCGCGCGCGGGCTGGACATCGACTGCCCGGTGCTCGTCACGACCTCGGGCAAGACGCTGTGGCTGCGCCGCTACAGCGACGAGGCCCGTGAGGCCGACATCGTGCTCGACGTCAACCGGATCAACGCCGTCGCGTGGCGGCTGGGGCCGCTGGTGACGACCGCCCGCATCGAGGGCGGCACCCACGACCTGGCGCTCTCGCCGCCCGACGCGCGGAGGCGCTGGTTCGAGGCCATCGCGACGTGGGTGCGCGCGTACGCGCCCCCACCGCTGCCGCTCGAGGACTGA
- a CDS encoding NADPH-dependent FMN reductase yields the protein MKIAIITGSTREARKSLEIAQWVKELADARGDATYEVVDTAAFDLPVWDSPAAPAWGPSDDPVATAWSEKINEFDGYVFVVAEYNHSLTGALKNALDYLYTELNNKAAGFVGYGSAGGARAIEHLRGILSEQQVAHVRAAAGLSLFHDFENFSTFAPTDGAPGQVLGMLDQLVVWTKAMAAVRAGEFATEKKAA from the coding sequence GTGAAGATCGCCATCATCACCGGTTCCACCCGCGAGGCCCGCAAGAGCCTCGAGATCGCGCAGTGGGTCAAGGAGCTCGCGGACGCCCGCGGCGACGCCACCTACGAGGTCGTCGACACCGCCGCGTTCGACCTGCCGGTGTGGGACTCCCCCGCAGCCCCGGCCTGGGGCCCCAGCGATGACCCGGTCGCCACGGCGTGGAGCGAGAAGATCAACGAGTTCGACGGCTACGTGTTCGTCGTGGCCGAGTACAACCACTCGCTCACCGGCGCGCTGAAGAACGCCCTCGACTACCTCTACACCGAGCTGAACAACAAGGCCGCCGGCTTCGTCGGCTACGGCTCGGCCGGTGGCGCCCGCGCCATCGAGCACCTGCGCGGCATCCTGTCCGAGCAGCAGGTCGCCCACGTGCGCGCTGCCGCCGGCCTCTCGCTGTTCCACGACTTCGAGAACTTCTCCACCTTCGCCCCGACCGACGGTGCCCCCGGCCAGGTGCTGGGCATGCTCGACCAGCTCGTCGTCTGGACCAAGGCCATGGCCGCCGTCCGCGCGGGCGAGTTCGCCACCGAGAAGAAGGCCGCCTGA
- a CDS encoding fructosamine kinase family protein has translation METLRKHRRGAPPGFFRVEAAGLAWLADAGAVRVARVLAVDDGYIGDAPLPLRTEATWGTFYARHRIRPYLHAARHPVFEALCDRLKAGDFDDAAPPARIHGDLWSGNLLWTPTGAALIDPAAHGGHRITDLAMLALFRAPQLGRVLAAYAEASEHLPDRWRDLVPLHQVHPLLVHAVLFGGGYVAQAERAASEALSLP, from the coding sequence ATGGAGACCCTCCGCAAGCACCGCCGGGGTGCCCCGCCAGGCTTCTTCCGCGTCGAGGCCGCCGGGCTCGCGTGGCTGGCGGACGCCGGCGCGGTCCGCGTCGCCCGGGTGCTGGCGGTCGACGACGGCTACATCGGCGACGCCCCGCTCCCCCTCCGCACCGAGGCGACCTGGGGCACCTTCTACGCCCGACACCGGATCCGCCCCTACCTCCACGCCGCGCGCCACCCGGTCTTCGAGGCCCTGTGCGACCGACTCAAGGCCGGCGACTTCGACGACGCCGCCCCGCCCGCGCGCATCCACGGCGACCTGTGGAGCGGCAACCTCCTCTGGACGCCCACCGGCGCGGCCCTCATCGACCCGGCCGCGCACGGCGGCCACCGGATCACCGACCTCGCCATGCTCGCCCTGTTCCGCGCCCCACAACTGGGCCGGGTGCTGGCGGCGTACGCCGAGGCGTCCGAGCACCTGCCCGACCGCTGGCGCGATCTGGTCCCCCTGCACCAGGTGCACCCGCTGCTGGTCCACGCCGTGCTCTTCGGGGGCGGGTACGTCGCCCAGGCCGAGCGCGCGGCGTCCGAGGCCCTCTCCCTCCCCTGA
- the xseA gene encoding exodeoxyribonuclease VII large subunit: MTSSPDQPQPLRDVVRALKEWVERTGAIWVEGQVIQLKRRAGSTLHFLTLRDKLADVSVTVTIDTVTLDAAGPITEGTLVAAYVKATLYPGNGSLSFACRDLRPSGEGRLLAHLEQRKRALQAEGLFNPDLKKRLPFLPRQIGLVTARESAAERDVVENVRRRWPAAVVVPRYAAMQGTQAAEQVAEAVRWCDAQPEVDVIIIARGGGSLEDLLPFSDEGLARTVFACRTPVVSAIGHETDTPILDLVADWRASTPTDAAKRVVPDAAEEARIIGVGLDRLRAAITQRVRSEQQGLDAVRSRPVLRDPSGAVVLASERVAELRGRLGRGVRQAVEREQVQLEANLLRVRSMSPRATLQRGYAILTTDDGRTVSSITDVEPDETIIARLIDGDIAAAVIDVEPHEHDHDKEHA, from the coding sequence ATGACCAGCTCCCCCGACCAGCCGCAGCCGCTGCGCGACGTGGTCCGGGCGCTCAAGGAGTGGGTCGAGCGCACCGGGGCCATCTGGGTCGAGGGGCAGGTCATCCAGCTCAAGCGGCGCGCGGGCAGCACGCTGCACTTCCTCACCCTGCGCGACAAGCTCGCCGACGTCAGCGTGACGGTCACCATCGACACCGTGACGCTCGATGCGGCGGGCCCGATCACCGAGGGCACCCTCGTCGCGGCGTACGTGAAGGCCACCCTCTACCCCGGCAACGGCTCGCTCAGCTTCGCCTGCCGCGACCTGCGCCCCTCCGGCGAAGGGCGGCTGCTGGCGCACCTGGAGCAGCGCAAGCGCGCCCTGCAGGCCGAGGGCCTGTTCAACCCCGACCTCAAGAAGCGGCTCCCCTTCCTGCCGCGGCAGATCGGCCTGGTCACCGCGCGCGAGTCGGCGGCCGAGCGCGATGTCGTCGAGAACGTGCGCCGCCGCTGGCCGGCCGCGGTCGTGGTGCCGCGCTACGCCGCGATGCAGGGCACCCAGGCCGCCGAGCAGGTGGCCGAGGCCGTGCGCTGGTGCGACGCCCAGCCCGAGGTCGACGTCATCATCATCGCCCGCGGGGGCGGCTCGCTGGAGGACCTGCTGCCCTTCTCCGACGAGGGGCTCGCCCGCACCGTGTTCGCCTGCCGCACCCCGGTAGTGTCGGCGATCGGGCACGAGACCGACACCCCGATCCTCGACCTGGTGGCCGACTGGCGCGCCTCGACGCCGACCGACGCGGCCAAGCGCGTGGTGCCCGACGCGGCCGAGGAGGCCCGCATCATCGGCGTCGGGCTCGACCGGCTGCGCGCCGCGATCACCCAGCGGGTGCGCTCCGAGCAACAGGGGTTGGACGCCGTGCGCTCCCGCCCGGTGCTCCGTGACCCCTCGGGCGCGGTGGTGCTCGCGTCGGAGCGGGTGGCCGAACTCCGCGGGCGACTGGGGCGCGGGGTGCGCCAGGCCGTGGAGCGGGAGCAGGTCCAGCTGGAGGCGAACCTGCTCCGCGTGCGCTCAATGTCGCCGCGAGCCACCCTGCAGCGCGGCTACGCCATCCTGACCACCGACGACGGGCGCACGGTGTCCTCCATCACCGACGTCGAGCCCGACGAGACGATCATCGCCCGCCTCATCGACGGCGACATCGCGGCCGCCGTCATCGACGTCGAACCGCACGAGCACGACCACGACAAGGAGCACGCATGA
- a CDS encoding DUF3073 domain-containing protein yields the protein MGRGRAKAKQTKVARDLKYRTFDTDFSSLERELRGGQSSWTESPAEEETDEYEDPYAEDDEDDDEGDDYVEQGRNYG from the coding sequence ATGGGGCGCGGCCGTGCAAAGGCGAAGCAGACCAAGGTCGCTCGCGATCTCAAGTACCGTACCTTCGACACGGACTTCTCTTCTCTCGAACGCGAACTCCGGGGCGGTCAGTCGTCCTGGACCGAGTCGCCGGCCGAGGAGGAGACCGACGAGTACGAAGACCCGTACGCGGAGGATGACGAAGACGACGACGAGGGCGATGACTACGTCGAGCAGGGCCGCAACTACGGCTGA
- a CDS encoding alpha-amylase family glycosyl hydrolase, with product MKTRALAAALVATAAVMSTGCTQPRPPAEFTLVGSFQPAVGCATEWDVSCGETGMTPTDGRHSVELDLPAGGHEFKVTRTGGWEENYGARGARDGDNLALSLPGPAKVRFTYDPAGHVVRAEPPTPAGAELPEDADLAQASLRSALTRERIYFVMTDRFANGDPGNDAGGLAGDRRATGLDPTHKAYYHGGDLRGLTEKLDYVQGLGATAIWITPPLVNKPVQGEGDNASAGYHGYWITDFTQVDPHLGGTEALRELVDAAHARGMKVFMDVVANHTADVIARAEDRNAYVGKTIEPYKDAQGNEFDDRALAGSPDFPALDAATSFPYTPVFPRPEDATVKAPEWLNDPTMYHNRGNSTFSGESDEYGDFFGLDDLFTERPEVVEGMSEVYAEWVRFGIDGFRIDTVKHVNIEFWQVFAERMRTAAAEAGNDDFFMFGEVYSTDATLTSRYTTTGKLPAALDFGFQEGALKFARGTGTQEMAAVWAEDDRYTDADSNAYQLPTFVGNHDMGRVAGMLRGGVEGDELLARTALAHDLMFLSRGQPVVYYGDEQGLVGSGGDQDARQSLFATQVEQYAQEQVVGAEPGARDRYDIDHPLYRRLAALAALREEHPALADGAQITRQVGSGPGVLAFSRIDRATGTEYVVALNNSVMEREAKVTTWSPGVAFESLAVGDTPGGPGTTAAADGALAFPVPPLSAVVLRGTAPMPQPDAAPTVGLDLAAGSEVKGRVELEAAVEASGFTEVSFWVRPLGVADWQPLGTDDNPDFRVFHDTRELGPGAVLEYRAVVHDLAGRRAAASTWVVTG from the coding sequence ATGAAGACCCGAGCCCTCGCCGCAGCACTCGTGGCCACGGCGGCCGTGATGAGCACCGGCTGCACCCAGCCGCGCCCGCCCGCGGAGTTCACGCTCGTCGGCAGCTTCCAGCCCGCCGTCGGCTGCGCAACCGAGTGGGACGTCTCGTGCGGCGAGACCGGTATGACCCCCACCGATGGCCGCCACAGCGTCGAGCTCGACCTTCCCGCCGGCGGCCACGAGTTCAAGGTCACCCGCACCGGCGGCTGGGAGGAGAACTACGGCGCCCGCGGAGCCCGCGACGGCGACAACCTCGCCCTCTCCCTGCCCGGCCCGGCGAAGGTCCGGTTCACCTACGACCCCGCCGGCCACGTCGTGCGGGCCGAGCCCCCGACGCCGGCGGGCGCCGAGCTGCCCGAGGACGCCGACCTCGCCCAGGCGTCCCTGCGCTCGGCGCTGACCCGCGAGCGGATCTACTTCGTGATGACCGACCGCTTCGCGAACGGCGACCCGGGCAACGACGCCGGCGGCCTGGCCGGCGACCGGAGGGCCACCGGCCTCGACCCCACCCACAAGGCCTACTACCACGGCGGCGACCTGCGCGGCCTGACCGAGAAGCTCGACTACGTGCAGGGCTTGGGCGCCACCGCGATCTGGATCACGCCCCCGCTGGTCAACAAGCCCGTCCAGGGCGAGGGCGACAACGCCAGCGCGGGCTACCACGGCTACTGGATCACCGACTTCACGCAGGTCGACCCGCACCTGGGCGGCACCGAGGCGCTGCGCGAGCTGGTCGACGCCGCGCACGCGCGCGGGATGAAGGTGTTCATGGACGTGGTGGCCAACCACACCGCTGACGTCATCGCTCGCGCCGAGGACCGCAACGCCTACGTCGGCAAGACGATCGAGCCGTACAAGGACGCGCAGGGCAACGAGTTCGACGACCGGGCGCTGGCTGGCAGCCCCGACTTCCCCGCACTGGACGCCGCCACGTCGTTCCCGTACACCCCGGTCTTCCCGCGCCCCGAGGACGCCACCGTCAAGGCCCCGGAATGGCTGAACGACCCGACGATGTACCACAACCGGGGCAACTCGACGTTCAGCGGCGAGTCCGACGAGTACGGCGACTTCTTCGGCCTGGACGACCTGTTCACCGAGCGCCCCGAGGTGGTCGAGGGCATGTCCGAGGTCTACGCCGAGTGGGTCCGTTTCGGCATCGACGGGTTCCGCATCGACACGGTCAAGCACGTGAACATCGAGTTCTGGCAGGTCTTCGCCGAGCGCATGCGCACCGCGGCGGCAGAGGCCGGCAACGACGACTTCTTCATGTTCGGCGAGGTCTACTCCACCGACGCGACCCTGACCAGCCGCTACACGACGACGGGCAAGCTCCCGGCGGCGCTCGACTTTGGCTTCCAGGAGGGGGCGCTGAAGTTCGCCCGCGGCACCGGCACCCAGGAGATGGCGGCGGTCTGGGCCGAGGACGACCGCTACACCGACGCCGACAGCAACGCCTACCAGCTGCCGACCTTCGTTGGGAACCACGACATGGGCCGGGTCGCCGGGATGCTCCGCGGCGGCGTCGAGGGCGACGAACTGCTGGCCCGCACCGCGCTGGCGCACGACCTGATGTTCCTGTCCCGCGGCCAGCCGGTGGTCTACTACGGCGACGAGCAGGGCCTCGTCGGCAGCGGGGGCGACCAGGACGCCCGGCAGAGCCTGTTCGCCACCCAGGTGGAGCAGTACGCGCAGGAGCAGGTCGTCGGCGCCGAGCCGGGCGCGCGCGACCGCTACGACATCGACCACCCGCTGTACCGCCGCCTCGCCGCGCTCGCGGCGCTGCGCGAGGAGCACCCCGCGCTCGCCGACGGTGCCCAGATCACGCGGCAGGTGGGCTCGGGCCCGGGCGTGCTGGCGTTCTCCCGCATCGACCGGGCCACCGGCACCGAGTACGTGGTCGCGCTCAACAACTCGGTCATGGAGCGCGAGGCCAAGGTCACGACCTGGTCGCCCGGCGTGGCGTTCGAGTCGCTCGCCGTCGGCGACACCCCGGGCGGCCCCGGGACCACCGCGGCGGCCGACGGGGCGCTGGCGTTCCCGGTCCCGCCGCTGTCGGCGGTCGTGCTGCGGGGCACCGCCCCCATGCCGCAGCCGGACGCCGCCCCCACCGTCGGCCTCGACCTCGCCGCGGGGTCCGAGGTGAAGGGTCGGGTGGAGCTCGAGGCCGCCGTCGAGGCGTCCGGGTTCACCGAGGTGAGCTTCTGGGTGCGCCCGCTCGGGGTGGCCGACTGGCAGCCGCTGGGCACCGACGACAACCCCGACTTCCGGGTGTTCCACGACACCCGCGAGCTCGGGCCGGGTGCGGTGCTGGAGTACCGCGCGGTCGTGCACGACCTCGCGGGCCGGCGCGCGGCGGCGTCCACGTGGGTGGTCACGGGCTGA
- a CDS encoding protein-L-isoaspartate O-methyltransferase, with product MDRSLDDAFAAVPRADFLPPDQRAYAHQDRPLAIGFGATNSQPWTVRYMLRVLDARPGDRVLDVGSGSGWTAALLGWLVGEAGEVVGVDIVPELVAMAREHLAGRFGWVRFELARRGKLGWPDGAPWDRILVSAAGSAVPQALVDQLAPGGRMVVPVEHDMWVVDKDAAGAVTRRTTGDRFSFVPLR from the coding sequence ATGGACCGATCCCTCGACGACGCCTTCGCCGCGGTGCCGCGGGCCGACTTCCTCCCTCCCGACCAGCGCGCGTACGCCCACCAGGACCGCCCGCTGGCGATCGGGTTCGGGGCCACCAACTCCCAGCCGTGGACCGTGCGCTACATGCTGCGGGTGTTGGACGCCCGCCCCGGCGACCGGGTACTCGACGTGGGCAGTGGCTCGGGCTGGACGGCCGCGCTGCTGGGGTGGCTCGTCGGCGAGGCGGGCGAGGTCGTGGGCGTCGACATCGTGCCTGAGCTGGTGGCGATGGCGCGCGAGCACCTGGCCGGCCGCTTTGGGTGGGTGCGGTTCGAGCTCGCCCGGCGCGGGAAGCTCGGCTGGCCGGACGGCGCGCCGTGGGACCGGATCCTGGTCTCGGCGGCCGGCTCGGCCGTGCCCCAGGCGCTCGTCGACCAGCTCGCCCCGGGCGGGCGCATGGTGGTTCCCGTCGAGCACGACATGTGGGTCGTCGACAAGGACGCTGCGGGTGCCGTCACCCGACGCACCACCGGCGACCGGTTCAGCTTCGTGCCCCTGCGCTGA
- the purM gene encoding phosphoribosylformylglycinamidine cyclo-ligase, whose amino-acid sequence MTEARSAYAAAGVDIEAGDRAVELMKAHVARTHRPEVLGGLGGFAGFFDASAFKAYDHPVLATSTDGVGTKVAIAQALDKHDTIGFDLIGMLVDDLVVVGAEPLFVTDYIACGKVVPERIADIVKGIAAACEVAGAALLGGETAEHPGLLEADEYDIAGATTGVVERSKILGPDRVRAGDVVVALASSGLHSNGYSLVRHVLLNQAGWALDRDVPELGTTLGETLLTPTQVYARDILALVDAAEVHAISHVTGGGLANNLARVLPAGVAATLRRDSWTPPAIFSLVQQVGKVSQPDIEATLNMGVGMALVAPAESVDQLVRTASERGLEAWVLGETQAVEGPARVEMAGEHAG is encoded by the coding sequence ATGACTGAGGCCCGGAGCGCCTACGCCGCCGCCGGTGTCGACATCGAGGCCGGTGACCGCGCCGTCGAGCTGATGAAGGCCCACGTCGCGCGCACCCACCGCCCCGAGGTGCTGGGCGGGCTGGGCGGCTTCGCCGGGTTCTTCGACGCGTCGGCGTTCAAGGCCTACGACCACCCCGTGCTGGCCACCTCCACCGACGGCGTCGGCACGAAGGTCGCCATCGCGCAGGCCCTCGACAAGCACGACACCATCGGCTTCGACCTGATCGGCATGCTCGTCGACGACCTCGTCGTCGTGGGCGCCGAGCCGCTGTTCGTCACCGACTACATCGCCTGCGGCAAGGTGGTCCCCGAGCGGATCGCCGACATCGTCAAGGGCATCGCCGCCGCCTGCGAGGTCGCCGGCGCCGCGCTGCTGGGCGGTGAGACCGCCGAGCACCCCGGCCTGCTGGAGGCCGACGAGTACGACATCGCCGGCGCCACCACGGGCGTCGTGGAGCGCTCGAAGATCCTCGGGCCGGACCGCGTCCGGGCCGGCGACGTGGTCGTCGCGCTGGCGTCCTCGGGCCTGCACTCCAACGGCTACTCGCTGGTGCGCCACGTGCTGCTCAACCAGGCCGGCTGGGCGCTGGACCGCGACGTCCCCGAACTCGGCACAACGCTGGGGGAGACCCTGCTCACGCCGACGCAGGTCTACGCGCGCGACATCCTCGCGCTCGTCGACGCCGCCGAGGTGCACGCGATCAGCCACGTCACCGGCGGCGGCCTGGCCAACAACCTGGCCCGGGTGCTGCCCGCCGGCGTCGCCGCGACCCTGCGTCGCGACAGCTGGACGCCGCCCGCGATCTTCTCCCTGGTGCAGCAGGTCGGCAAGGTGAGCCAGCCCGACATCGAGGCGACCCTCAACATGGGCGTCGGCATGGCGTTGGTGGCCCCCGCCGAGTCCGTCGACCAGCTGGTGCGCACGGCGTCCGAGCGTGGGCTGGAGGCCTGGGTGCTCGGGGAGACGCAGGCCGTCGAGGGCCCGGCACGGGTCGAGATGGCGGGGGAGCACGCGGGCTGA